The Tubulanus polymorphus chromosome 4, tnTubPoly1.2, whole genome shotgun sequence genomic interval ATTGATCACCTGTTAAGGGGGTGGTCCTGGCAACAATGGGATACAGGTCAACATATTGTGGGGTCTATCTTCAGCTTTCGTCATTATGACAGGGTCCCTTCAACTCCTTGATTCTTTCAAAACAGAAAAGGCTTTCAAAGGCGCTCACAACTCTTTTTATTTGaacaaaatgcccaaaacttCGACTTAGGAAGGATCGACagtaataaaccattttacagttgctagccgccattttgttagggtacttttgtcccgtattgttgggtcatttttttctcttttttaaaaactatccgtgatgtgtattgtatcatatttcatctgtccatggatggattttgacaacttcagcaacattcaaaccgcgtgaatctctagttttcagttatgttaaaatcatttctcaaatttacaacaatgcgacatgagagcgatataaaaatcggtggtcagtttttgccgtgcgcatagaaatccagggtactgaactttgaagttcgtttttttcagaaataattttctaaaaaatccaaacatttcaagcactgtgcgcataaacgccccctttaggtgaactttgaaattttaagatatcttgcctagtttttttcctatggctctttaactgcagcgcgtgtattgtcattccgagatttggcgctgttttctttgcgtgtatttcagtatatgggtgttatttcttcattttcactacacttgtctctacggaaaatggttttaattgttggtacgagtatcaggtttaaatattacggcattaatactgtattccgtTCTCCGGCGCTAGTTCGTAATGGCTGTAATGGTAACCGCTTTTACGGCAGGCAGAGGCTTACGTACATGCACCCaagaaaacccaaaatatcactcttttgttgtaaatgcaatccacacacttcttgcgtttttggtgatggtagatgtcactttttactttttatcaccTGCGTCTGACattcgaaaaaaagaaaacgttctcctatattttcttcccaatctaatcaatcttgagtgtacttaatagaaagtattcatagaaagtagctgaatattTGCCCCACCCCATTTGTCCAGCTTTTTGACCACTTCTCCATCCATCtaatttcagtagatttttatgtaaatttattgatagactactgatttaaatggtcatcatactcgattttgagtgctatatttcttttcttcttccatCTCAATATAGGCCCATATATTCTCTTCCCGCGCGCAACTTCGAATGCGTGATCAAAATGCCGCTCAGTCTCGCTGCTAAAACTGGTCAGAAAAATCCCTTAAACCCCAACATCTCTAATGTCTCCGATCTATTATATTGCATAAACGACgtgatatttaaacctgatactcgtaccaacaattaaaaccattttccgtagagacaagtgtagtgaaaatgaagaaataactcccatatactgaaatacacgcaaagaaaacagcgccaaATCTCgcaatgacaatacacgcgctgcagttaaagagccataggaaaaaaactaggcaagatatcttaaaatttcaaagttcacctaaAAGGGGGCATGTATGCGCACagtgcttgaaatgtttggattttttagaaaattatttctgaaaataacgaacttcaaattcagtaccctggatttctatgcgcacggcaaaaactgaccaccgatttttatatcgctctcatgtcgcattgttgtaaatttgaggaatgattttaacataactgaaaactagagattcacgcggtttgaatgttgctgaagttgtcaaaatccatccatcgacagatgaaatatgatacaatacacatcacggatagtttttaaaaaagagaaaaaaatgacccaacaatacgggacaaaagtaccctaacaaaatggcggctagcaactgtaaaatggtttattggtATATGAGTGATGCAGacgtttcatcaaaatctgaaattttctccttaaaaaactccttatatccagaaatgactgatctgtagggactcAGTTAGAACCAAAGAGAACAAGACTAAGAGCAATATTGAGTACATATACATCACTTTACTGTCTTGCATtgaatttgacaaaatttttgccactttttatttcatacattctcgataaaactgtaactcttCAATAGACGATCATACAAACAACAGTGAAAAATGACATTATGAGAATAGGGTGGATGGTAGAACTGATCGCGATCAAGAACCACCATCAGATAAAAAACAGAACTACAACATTTTCTTAATATTGCCTAATGATCAacataagaatttcaaatggTCCAATCAATCCAAAATACAATGACGAACCAGAGGCAAGCTTTTAAGACCAGTTATACTTAAGCCTTGGACCCAGTTGCAGTGGGCCTACCTACTAGGGTTACTTCGATTATTCATCAATTGAGTTCACCACAGTCAGTAGACTTGAATCCAGATATTATCATCAACTTCAAGACACAAAGTCCTAAAAAGCTAGTTAATAAACTGCCTCAGAAAGTTACTACAGTTTTTTAACACAAATATATCATCAGACAAATGGTTTTGACCACACCCAGGTGTATTAATTACGTTTACCATTCTTCAACAGAATATTCCTTCACAaataaataatagtaataaatatAAGAACACAAAAAGCACAATTcaattgttcattttctggTTAATACAGTAGACTGCACCTAACTAGGTAGCGTTGAGTGTAAATATATCactattgaaaatcagggaaattgaAATGTGTTAATACCGCGAACTGTAAAACTTTTTGGCTTGGTTTTCGATGGGGCCTGATAATGAGTAATGAGAATCTACAATAAACATCTATGAtcacaataatcataaatgaCGTCATACATTGTGCTTTAattgataaatatgaataaatttattattcataatttgatCTATTCACTCGGGGTTCAGGAGTTTGGAGGCAGAAGAACGCCATCGCGTGGAGTAGAGGGGACTGATCAGATTTCTATGCCAGAATTGAGTTTCTATGCAAGAATTGAGTTTGGTTGAGATATTCAAAAGGCCATTTGTAttatgcaaaaaaaaaaacgaaatgacAAGAGTCATTTGTACACATGTAAACGTCAATGATCAGTTTAGTATGGCGTATAGATGAATAATTAGGTCAGGTTTTTAGAAATTGGCAGCACaggaataaaatcaatatatacttgagatatcaaatttgattattacaaTACTGACTCGTGAAGAAGAATGTTTTGTAGTTATAGTGAACACATTGCACATGTAACCGATGCCAGCATCCAATcaaaaaatacaatcaagaAAAACCGAAGTTAGATTAAAGCTATAAATATTGAGAAATTGGAAATACATCAAATTGCAAGGGCAGCACTAAGGACACAAGGGCGCATTCGAGTGCAACCCAGGCTCCCCTCTGTAAACTCTGCTCCCCTGATTGGTTCAGAAGAAATATACTACTACACTGATTAGCAAACTGTACACTTAATGTTAGATCATCACAGTCAATAAATATACAGCAATATGCTACCTCAACCCAGTGCCACTAGTCTATGTAGTTAAAATCGGTGCATTTCCATTTGCATTTAACTACGCGGTCTGGCTCAATAACTGCACCCTAGGGATCGATAAAGATAATAAGATTATTTATATCTTGATTCGGATTGcaagataaaaaattttgcgAGTCTTTTAAAAGGTTATAAGGACACTGGACAAACTACTATTGATCGGTTCAGGGGGGATCAGTCCATTAATTACCACATAATATATACCTAGAACACGTCttgaataaatcgaatttccTCTATATTTGTGATGCTTGAAATGCATAAAGAGAGGAAAGAGAGAAAGTAAATTGTGTGTAGAtatgtaataaatggatgaccCCTTAGAAATTTACAAGCACCTGTAACACTAGTTTCCGAACCTCACAGGTCACGCCTAGACGCTACACTTGGCACAGTCGATAAGATCTCGTCATCATTCAACATTAATATCAATTAACAAATTATCATTGATGAAAGAAAACTAGCGAGAAGCCGAAAGCCGCACAATATTTCAGAACAGGTCCCTTAGATAAATCAGGAAAGTACATTAACATTCATATAGACTTTTACAAATTACATCGCACAGGAAAAGCGTTTTCAAGTTTCGATTATCTCCGGGTTTTTCTTTTCGAGGTTTTTAAATTCACGAGAACTTATTACAAGggcattttataaaactttcacCGAGCGaccattttcacaaaccatTAGAAAAACTGCATACTACACATTCTCAAGTCGATTCAACACATCAAgcgttttatttatttacaaatgatCTGATTATAATTGAAGATAATACACAGGGACTAGGCAGGAACGTGGTGTTATATGAAtcatatatattctataatatATTTGTTACTTAAAATGACGTGCGACGTTCATTAAACTTCCTGCTGTAACTAAAATCAACattgagaaattcatcaagTCTATTGTCAAATTAATTCAACAAAACAGTTTCACTGGGTTGATAAATATTCTGCGAAACTATAGAGGTGGGTACTACTATTGAATAAAGCTACAGGGCCATGTCGCAGTCGTGACTTGAGTCCAAGTCATCTTAACTCTTCAGACTACCTGGGTAGTCTTAAATGGTTAGATTGGCTggttttaaatctaagccataactgtgcaactggccccaatCCAATTCCAATCAAATGATGACATCTCGGCGCAATCAGAAATTTCCCCTCATATTCTGATACGAAAGCTGCCTACAATTTCACGAACATTTTTGTATTTCACTAAATGCgagatgaaaattgaaaagaagATTTGAAGCCTCAGACACACGATTAGTaaccaaattttgaaatgaatcgagCATGTTTCAAATTAGCGTCCACTTTCGCCAAAATGGATTTGGGAGATATTGAGGCTATAGTGTGTATCCCAAGAAACCCGAAACTCTGATAAAAAGTACAGTAGTAGACTATATTTCTtacaaaagaaaacaaattcaagCCTTACTACACCAGTTTTTGACACAAAGAATAATATCTATTCAAAAGGATCGATTACGTTCAAAGGAAATCCGAATGATCTAAATGATCATCATAATACCGGTGATAGTACGGTATCATCATTAtacaataaatatgaatatattatcatcatacaattacaattaatgTTCTACGAGATTGAAAAATACTTTTCATTACCATATTACGAGTTGAAAGCTACGTAAACCGTTGAACGGTGCATATATTCAAACTACAGCTACAAATAATCTATTTACATATCTGTCAATCATACAATACAATGAGCCAACCATTCAATGGCTGATGAAATGACCAATCGAGTGACAAACATGACGAAAAGTCACCATTGGAGTCTTtgtattttacaaatatctgGAATATTCGATTTTGGGGTAATTTCTTTTTGGTTTCCACAGAAAGTGAAATCTGCATATTCGACTACAACTGTATCCAATAGATTATCATTttctataattcatttttaggTGGCAATATCCAAACCCAATAATGATATAAGAACAGCTCAACAAGTATACCGATCCTTTAACCAACAGttgttcaaataaaaaacatttacgCGAGAAAGgtcaaattgatgaaatagattcttttttttttagattgacacaagttttttttattaatggTAAATGCATCAATAGTCGAATGACTAATTAACAATTACATGGCAGATACGTAGCTTTAGTTTCTAAATCGTGCTTCTAATCACTTCACACTATGATTCTCGATGATTCTCGATTTCGGTAAATCAAGTTCTAGGGACGAATGAAACGAGTCGATACGGGGCCTATTTCATACGAAACAAGCCCCGGTTTCAAACGGAAATCTATTTATGCGTCGAAAAAAATTTCACTTAAAAACTGTACCCCAAGTGAACAGCAGTACAGGATACATATATCACAGCGatcagatgataaattaaCAACAATTCACCCATCTAATCTTATCAAACGAATTACGGTTAATCAATTGCTAATTAACAGTAGTTATAGATGAACATCTTTTCACGACTGCAGAGATTTAGTTGACGAGTGTGGAGTCATCGTTACACACAACCAACGACAAACAGCGACACGCGCGCGTCGCCGTTAaaaattcatacaaaaattacaataaatacTATCATAAAACTAATAAGAAACCGGAGGAATCGAATTCAAAGTGAATTTACTCAAAACCAGATTCAATAATAACGGGATGAACGAAATACGAGAGCAGTTTTAAAGTCCTAAGACGAGCCATTTGAAATACCAGATTGTTTATGGCATGTTTTTGATGTCCTGTTTTTCATTCGATTATCATAACCTCAAAACAAGTGATTTTTTTTACTGTCACAAGAATTGACACGAGCGGTGTCTTTTGAAAAACTATTCCCAACGGCGGGTGACCTCTATAGCAGAAATTATGGCATACTCTTGAAAATGGATTTCGTTCACCCCGCGATAATTACCATATAACTCCCTCCCTGACTTGTCATgctgatgattataattaagTCTCTCTTCAgtggtagtagtagtagtgACTATTTACAGGATTCAGTGTTCGTGTTTGTGTGGTTTTTATAACGCCGACGCCGCGCTGTACATTCGCTGTACGTGATCTTTGAAGAATTTCTGTAGTTCGTTGCGTTTTGATTTGAATGTCGGGGTCAGTAGACCGTTCTCTACTGTGAATTGATCGGGATGTATGTGAATATTCTTCACCTGAAAATGACGACGATCATTCCTTGAATATTGGTACCAGGTAACACACATACTGgacatttcaaaacaatttCTGGCAGAAAAATCAGACGGTTGTTTAAAGGCTACGTACCTGTTCAAATGACTTGAGTCCATCTTTTTTGCCTCTAGTAGTAATATCATCTAAGATAGCTTTCTTCACAGCCTTGAAGTACAAGATTTCACGAATAATTCAGAATTGCGAATCGGCCAAAATTTGTTATGAATCCCGGAATAAATCCACGGGTAAAACttacttcattttcacataattgatCGTATGACTCGTTTATTCCAAGTTTAGTCTTCGCCCATTTCGGTAATTGCTCTTGATCGGGTACGACGACGCCGACGAGATGTGACTacggaaaaaaaaaattcatttgttaATTACTGATACGTAATCAACAGGTTTTAGAGAGTCGAACATCAATGGACAATGAAGTGATGTAATGACTACCTGTAAACTATCACCAGTAACGAACACTTGAGAGATCGGAGGACTGCGAATATATATCAGTTCAATCTTCTCTGGAGCGATGTATTCACCCTATAcaaatacaacaacaacatttGATATCATCCACTTCTTACAGCGGAAATGTGTTTTTACTCCGATTAATCAAACAATCCGTCATTGGATTTGGTTGATCTTTCTAGAGATTCAATAATTAACGTTCATGTCAGTTGTCAGGGATATTACCTGAGcgagtttgaaaatattcttcTTTCGGTCGATGATTTTCACGCATCCGGATTCCGTCCATCGTCCGATATCTCCGCTATGTAGCCAGCCATCTTCGTCGATGGCCTCGGCCGTTTTCTCCGGATCGTTCAAATAACCCTTGAATACGTTCGTGCCTTTTACGCAGATCTGCAACGAATTCAATAAACCGACCGATCAGAAAAAAGTTCAACGTTCACGATTTGCCACTTCTCGGCGAAACTTTTAATTTACCTCTCCTTCATTGTTCTTGGCGTAGTATCCCATGTCTGGCACGTCGACCATCTTGATCATACAACACGGCATAGGTGGGCCGACATGtcctaaaatatcaaaagtcaATCGAAATCCCTGTAGGTAGGCCTATTTAAATTACCTACGCTGAATTTGAAAACTTGAAACTGTTGAACAGGTGAACTTTCATTTCTCCAATGCATTTACTATCAAATTCATGGTAGTAAAGCTGAGGCCAAATTAAGCATTTTTTAAGCAACTTAGTAAGGCAAAAGCAACACTTTTCTTATCATTCAAGACCGCATCCTAATCCAAGGATTGTTCAAGACCAAAGTAATGAGTTATTTTGGATACCATAGTCATAAGTAAGCACTTAGTAAGCGCTTATGATATTTTAGTGAAAAGAAAGCACTATTTAATTAAGGGCCTTAAAGAATATTCTCAAAAATAAGCACTTCTAAGCACTGCAGTAAATGTACCTGGTATATCATCCCCTACGATTCCTAGCGAACAGATGGCTGCACTTTCTGTTTGTCCATAGCCTTCGATAACCTGTtatcaaaaaaaagaaaccatACTAAACCAtaataaacaaaaggtttataCAATAAACACCTGCTagttatattgattttacagtgtttttatatttatacagCGTTATAATAATGTAAATAGAAGACTCACCGCACACCCGGCAGCGCAAcgtataaaattcaaaactttctCCGACAACGGGGCCGAACCGGTCGTTATCAGTTTCAATTTCCCGCCGAGAATCTGTTGCACTTTTCTAAACGCTAGTTTGTCCCATACACTATCGTTACGGATAATTCCACTacagatgaaataaatatattgttTTACCACCGATCGTTTACCAGATTCTGTTGCGGCAgaattttttctatattttcatttgtcttACCTTCGTAATTCGGCCTCCTTGCGTTTCATCGCCAGATTGAAAATGGTTTTCTTGAGGATACTAGAATTTACCGAGGCCATTACCtgcataaataaatcatatcgaCGGATAATGAAACTGAATAGGACTTGTATATAGAATGGGATTCAGTTTAAGTTGGTCATAATATTAAACCAGACTAACTGATATGAATAATCATATTAGTTTTCACCAAAAATGagagtaatttgatataaaaaaTAGTAGCTAGAAATTACTTAGATTTTATAGagtattgtaattttttttttgattgattgagCTCTTTAAAGAGTAAACACTACTGTCAAATAGAAGTCATAGTCAGGGCAGCGTACTCCACGACACAATGACAATACTCAATGAAATAACTTAGTACCTGGTCGTATACTCGATTCAGAAGTCGAGGCACCGTCGGGAACAACTGTGGTTTCAGCTCGCGTATATCTTCTAATAGTTTACGCACGTCGCCGCTAAACATGCCGACCTTCCCGCCGCGCGCGTACATAGTAATCTCAACCGCTCGCTCGTACATGTGAGCCAACGGTAAATACGATATCATCGAATCACCGGCTACAATCTGAGTCGGATTCTGAAAGAGCAAGCAAGAAAAATCTTTCATTTCACTACCTAATATCCCAACATGAATATATAAGTGACGAAGCTAAATGGACAATCAATCTTGGCAGATGCCGAACATCAAATCCGTATCAAGCCTCTCACAAGAGAAAGGGATGGCTTAAAATGATCGTACATGATCTTTTTTTGTTATACAACTGATTTGAAGCGAGCTCAGTCAggtaatattcaaatatacaaTCTAACAAAGTAATGACTTTCAAAGAATCTCGAGCTTGAACATGATGACTGAAACAGATGCCTCTGACAAACACAGAGCTGGACTTGTCCATCAATATACAATGAGTGATTACATTGAATGATATGGTTATTTCAGCAAATTTGTGAGGAAAAGGGGGAAAGTAACAGTTAATAAACGTGGATTAATCCCATgcagaattaaaacaaaaatatgcaTCTTTTTCAAACGCAGTTAATCATCGCAACTAAAACTACAAACCGAAATTAAAAGTATGCAAAATTTCTGTACTAGCGTAATTCGTGTTAGGTACGCGCGCGAGTCGTAATAGAGCAACGTGATTATCAACCACCCTAAAAATAGGTGCAGTAAACTTTTCAccgaaaaacgaaataaaaatggattattaGTATATACCAAATGTATCGTTTATACGTGGTTTACTCACCGCACCGGACACATCATTGCCGGTTTCCATACACTTTTTGAAgttgaagaaaaatatccataatcattattatgagTAAATTAATCTTTATGCGGCCATATCGATCTGCAGCTTGAGTGAACTTCAGCTTCCGAGTACCGTACTCGACTAGTGCTCAGAACTGATTGAACAATCTTACGCACTACAGTTTGATCTTACGAAAAACCCTGGCATTTCAGAACTACAGCGACCGTGCTCAAAGGCGATTTTCCGACTTTATTTCTGACTGACATGCAGTTTCACTTAGCTCACACAGTAAACTAACTAAGAAACCTGAAGTTCACCTTGTAACCACCGCCTTTCAAAACTAACACTATTCTATTCCGGATGAACACCTTTCGAAAGTTGgctaatgaaatgtttaatttcAGGAATCTGTTTCGGTCCATTTGTTTGATCATTTTCAATCCAGATTCCAAAAAAGAAGGGTAGGGTCTAGGTGTTGAATACCTGAAAGGGTTGGCTCCGGCTACAGATCGATGTCCGCACTTAAATGTCTTATTTAACAATTGGAATGCAATACAACAACAGGTAAAAGAGGAGGGAGTGCAAAATTCATTCgcgaaaatatgaaaatgtctATGAAATCTTACTGTGATCATTAAACAGGCTGACACGACTGAGATGATGTTACGATGAGTTATCATAGCTCCTTTCGGTTTACCGGTCGTACCGCTAGTATAGCAGATCGTACATAGATGTTCGGTCTCACATGGCTGAATAGAAAACAACGTCAACCATTGAGAAATCATGCGAAAGATGAACTCGTTTGACTCCATAAAGAAGGTTACAGttctgtttattttatatacattgataactaCTATGCGTTATTCTAAGGGGTACTTTGTTAGTCTATGCGCACTACGTCGTCAGTATtggcatttcaaaataaaacttaCAATATTGTGAATTTCGGCGTTAACTTTGTAATCAagtaaacatatttcataactctttatttgattttttttataaatgttgataattatttttgaggAGACATGCACTACGTCCTCAATATATAGgcgctagactggttgccaattcaataatttatatattcaaatccaaaataactttattgatccttaatatTATATGACTTATACTATATTATCTgttgtcgacaatattaatCAATATATGCGTTATTTTTCAGGGTGTCGAtgaactttcaagttagttttcttgtttacaTCTGCGCTTCGATCGACTTAACTTACCACTGGGTCGTGAGGTTTAGCTACACCAAGTTCCTATAATATCGAGAAACAgtaaa includes:
- the LOC141904582 gene encoding long-chain-fatty-acid--CoA ligase 1-like, translated to MADLMKYAGISAAAIGAVTGLTAYYMTQPKPVNKIINLSQQSYHAAGEPDARLPKLCPDGKLIPYVYEDVTTVYEAFQRGARVSSNGECLGWRENGQGPYKWISYNDVLLRAANFGSGLISLGLKPVNTTNVGIYSQNKVEYILGELACYTYSMVIVPLYDTLGPDASTYIIHQAEIQAVIVDKSEKGVDLINHQAEGSTLTTVIVIEEISDELRKLAGEKGVKVLTFREVEELGVAKPHDPVPCETEHLCTICYTSGTTGKPKGAMITHRNIISVVSACLMITNPTQIVAGDSMISYLPLAHMYERAVEITMYARGGKVGMFSGDVRKLLEDIRELKPQLFPTVPRLLNRVYDQVMASVNSSILKKTIFNLAMKRKEAELRSGIIRNDSVWDKLAFRKVQQILGGKLKLITTGSAPLSEKVLNFIRCAAGCAVIEGYGQTESAAICSLGIVGDDIPGHVGPPMPCCMIKMVDVPDMGYYAKNNEGEICVKGTNVFKGYLNDPEKTAEAIDEDGWLHSGDIGRWTESGCVKIIDRKKNIFKLAQGEYIAPEKIELIYIRSPPISQVFVTGDSLQSHLVGVVVPDQEQLPKWAKTKLGINESYDQLCENEAVKKAILDDITTRGKKDGLKSFEQVKNIHIHPDQFTVENGLLTPTFKSKRNELQKFFKDHVQRMYSAASAL